Proteins co-encoded in one Crateriforma spongiae genomic window:
- a CDS encoding sulfatase-like hydrolase/transferase produces the protein MLRVLLMFWVCSGICAAADRPNILLIVADDVGYSDLGCYGGEIDTPHLDRMAEQGIRFSEFHVNPMCVVTRTSLMTGHEHSQSDSYRRSLPIARLMRDAGYATSIVGKWHQPGHPLDAGFEFFYGFLHGAINSWTGKENGHPAIQTNRDDPKAVADDWYSTDAFTDHAISQINAATEAGRPFFTYLAFNAPHTPLHAPRKNVEKYYQRYRAGWDVLRSRRYQRLMDLGMIDDRYVMSEPEAEVRRWDELPQAIQRQESRRMAAYAGMLDRLDWNVGRVLNHLDEIGLSENTLVVFLADNGGAYSNGDIRMYSKQIPWQKESNPFVSNGWGYLKNTPFRWYKSCAQEGGVSVPLIVRWPSRLTAQAGGIRRQRLHVTDLYPTFLDLAGVKYPEHDGDRKLQPLYGHSMLSLWNDPSLPKLSIHDEIFWGFNQTGKGLLKGDWKISSISDGPWRLYNISRDPAESRDLATSNLAKLQEMSDAWFRFAREQTTMPASWRSPLNSYQEGWGFHRIRMVMPGYVRSVPAMSAMNVPTTTSLTFHFDRKISFGRTSGNTIRLYEVSDVHRPVWESDPQPGHPAEGKRSITFSDLPVLKPDTTYFVLADPGWIWLGGKPAGPLNDGAYWYRFRTGQH, from the coding sequence ATGCTACGAGTGCTATTGATGTTTTGGGTGTGCAGCGGGATCTGTGCAGCCGCGGATCGTCCCAACATTCTGTTGATCGTCGCCGATGATGTCGGGTACTCCGATCTGGGATGCTATGGAGGAGAGATCGACACACCGCATCTGGATCGGATGGCAGAGCAGGGGATTCGGTTCAGCGAATTTCATGTCAATCCGATGTGTGTGGTAACGCGCACCAGTCTGATGACGGGACACGAGCATTCTCAGTCGGACAGCTATCGGCGGTCATTGCCGATCGCACGGTTGATGCGTGATGCGGGCTATGCGACTTCGATCGTGGGGAAATGGCATCAACCGGGGCATCCCCTGGATGCGGGTTTTGAATTCTTCTACGGATTCCTTCACGGTGCCATCAACAGTTGGACGGGAAAGGAGAACGGCCATCCGGCGATCCAGACGAATCGTGACGACCCCAAGGCCGTCGCTGATGATTGGTACAGCACCGACGCGTTCACAGATCATGCCATCAGCCAAATCAACGCCGCGACGGAAGCCGGGCGTCCCTTTTTCACCTACTTGGCATTCAACGCACCGCACACCCCGCTGCATGCGCCACGCAAGAATGTGGAGAAGTATTATCAGCGTTATCGGGCCGGCTGGGACGTTCTGCGGTCAAGGCGATACCAGCGGCTGATGGATCTCGGGATGATCGATGATCGGTATGTGATGTCTGAACCCGAAGCGGAGGTCCGGCGTTGGGATGAATTGCCTCAGGCAATCCAGCGACAGGAAAGTCGAAGAATGGCTGCCTACGCGGGAATGCTTGACCGACTTGATTGGAACGTCGGGCGTGTCCTGAATCATCTTGATGAAATAGGGCTCAGCGAAAACACGCTGGTGGTGTTTCTGGCGGATAACGGCGGAGCATACAGCAACGGTGACATCCGAATGTACAGCAAACAGATTCCTTGGCAAAAAGAAAGTAACCCATTTGTTTCCAATGGTTGGGGATACCTTAAGAACACGCCATTTCGTTGGTACAAGTCGTGTGCGCAGGAAGGCGGCGTGTCGGTGCCTTTGATCGTCCGTTGGCCTTCACGACTTACGGCACAGGCGGGCGGCATACGGCGACAACGTTTGCATGTGACGGATCTGTATCCGACCTTTTTGGATCTTGCCGGTGTGAAGTATCCGGAGCACGATGGTGATCGAAAGCTTCAGCCGCTGTATGGACATTCCATGTTGTCACTTTGGAATGATCCGTCTTTGCCGAAACTGTCGATCCACGATGAGATCTTTTGGGGATTCAACCAAACCGGCAAAGGATTGTTGAAGGGAGACTGGAAAATCTCCAGCATCAGTGATGGGCCCTGGCGTCTGTACAATATTTCCCGGGATCCTGCCGAATCTCGCGATCTTGCAACGTCCAACCTCGCGAAGTTGCAAGAAATGAGCGATGCGTGGTTTCGGTTCGCCCGAGAGCAAACGACGATGCCCGCGTCATGGCGATCGCCATTGAATTCCTATCAAGAAGGTTGGGGGTTTCACCGGATTCGAATGGTCATGCCGGGCTATGTTCGCTCTGTACCCGCCATGTCGGCGATGAACGTCCCAACCACGACATCTTTGACGTTTCATTTTGACCGAAAGATCAGTTTCGGCAGAACCAGCGGAAACACCATTCGGTTGTATGAAGTCTCCGACGTCCATCGACCCGTTTGGGAATCCGACCCGCAGCCTGGTCATCCAGCCGAAGGCAAACGGTCGATCACCTTTTCAGATTTACCGGTGCTGAAACCGGACACCACCTACTTTGTGCTCGCGGATCCCGGATGGATTTGGCTTGGAGGCAAGCCGGCAGGACCGCTAAATGACGGTGCTTACTGGTATCGCTTCCGCACCGGACAACATTAG
- a CDS encoding sulfatase-like hydrolase/transferase, whose protein sequence is MMPLSPMGIIITLIVVLSTMVSRVPLHGDDPRPNIIVVFIDDLGWSDLGCFGNRQANTPAIDRLASEGIAFEQFYVNSPICSPSRVAITTGQYPQRWRITSYLDASQVNRRRGLANWLDPGAPTLARALQRQGYATGHFGKWHMGGQRDVDAAPPISQYGFDVSITNFEGMGPKFLPLTLAPGWEKPRKIWQDAERLGGPYEWSMRSQITTDFMSAAIDFIKASRAADHPFYVNLWPDDVHGPWFPTLEHWRQGVPGLYLSVLQEMDTQLRVLFDLIREDDYLRENTFIVLCSDNGPDPKTFDPATKPLRGCKATLYENGIRSPLIVWGPGFVSPEKQGTRDARTVVAAFDLAPSLLRLAGIDASTEAPFDGEDMLDALLGHRSIKRSDPLCFSRPPDFKNFGNEKNLPDLAIRKDKWKLLCDDNGGRPQLYDLHADPGETRNVVDQNSELSRVLIDEVLNWKASLQPPVVTNDQPTRSSATNE, encoded by the coding sequence ATGATGCCTCTATCACCCATGGGGATCATCATTACGTTGATCGTCGTGCTGTCGACGATGGTGTCGCGTGTTCCCTTGCATGGAGACGATCCGCGACCCAACATCATCGTAGTGTTCATTGATGATCTCGGCTGGTCGGACTTGGGTTGTTTCGGAAACCGACAAGCGAACACGCCCGCGATTGACAGGTTGGCGAGTGAGGGGATCGCGTTCGAGCAGTTCTATGTGAATTCGCCCATCTGTTCGCCTTCACGTGTGGCGATCACGACGGGCCAATATCCTCAACGATGGCGTATCACATCCTATTTGGACGCGTCACAAGTCAATCGACGTCGCGGCTTGGCCAATTGGCTGGATCCTGGTGCACCGACGTTGGCTCGTGCATTGCAGCGGCAGGGGTACGCCACCGGCCATTTCGGGAAATGGCACATGGGAGGTCAACGGGATGTTGATGCCGCACCGCCGATCTCTCAGTACGGTTTTGATGTCTCGATTACCAATTTCGAGGGGATGGGGCCAAAGTTTCTCCCGTTGACGCTCGCGCCTGGTTGGGAGAAGCCGCGAAAGATCTGGCAAGACGCCGAGCGTTTGGGTGGACCGTATGAATGGTCGATGCGATCGCAAATCACTACCGATTTCATGTCGGCGGCGATTGATTTTATCAAGGCGTCCCGGGCCGCCGATCACCCATTCTATGTCAATCTGTGGCCTGACGATGTTCATGGTCCGTGGTTTCCGACATTGGAACATTGGCGTCAGGGAGTTCCAGGCTTGTACTTGTCAGTGCTACAGGAGATGGACACGCAGTTGCGTGTGTTGTTCGACCTGATCCGTGAAGATGATTACCTGCGTGAGAACACTTTCATCGTGCTTTGCAGCGACAACGGCCCGGATCCAAAGACGTTTGACCCGGCGACCAAACCACTTCGTGGTTGTAAAGCGACACTATACGAAAATGGCATTCGGTCGCCCTTGATTGTTTGGGGACCGGGCTTTGTATCACCTGAGAAGCAGGGCACGCGAGACGCGAGAACGGTTGTGGCGGCTTTCGATCTGGCTCCGTCGCTGTTGCGGCTGGCTGGAATTGATGCCTCAACGGAGGCCCCGTTTGATGGTGAAGACATGCTGGATGCATTGTTGGGCCATCGGTCGATTAAACGATCCGATCCACTTTGTTTTTCTCGACCGCCCGATTTCAAGAACTTCGGGAATGAAAAGAACCTTCCGGATCTGGCGATTCGCAAAGACAAGTGGAAACTCTTGTGCGACGATAACGGTGGGCGACCCCAGTTGTACGACCTTCATGCGGACCCTGGCGAAACTCGGAATGTCGTCGATCAGAATTCCGAACTTTCTCGAGTGCTGATCGATGAAGTGCTGAACTGGAAGGCATCCCTACAGCCGCCGGTCGTGACCAACGACCAGCCGACAAGATCCTCGGCAACGAACGAATAA
- a CDS encoding beta-L-arabinofuranosidase domain-containing protein has product MKLKTSVFLCLAVLIASSSSGENHESGRFNRPPLIEKPYAELPLGSVKPGGWLKHQLQTMADGLTGNLDEAYEAVCGDRNAWLGGDGDTWERGPYWIDGLYPLAKLLNDPALEAKAMCWIEWTLANQRPSGQIGPFERKQSERKVPPPKGAQITDPDDWWPRMVMLKILQQHYMATGDHRALFCMLRYARFQHAELNARPLYDPENAESGSWWAGRRGGENVMSVYWLYNVTGEPFLLDLAEQLKQQTYPWVDDFRSGINLKRYRYSEHHGEGDAYHCVNLAHALKYPLVFGQHDGVQQALAVTVKALNDIRTYHGQPHGLWGGDEGMHGTDPTRGSEFCTISEALFSLEKNFEISGDVRFADLLERIAYNALPTQATDDFSARQYFQQANQISCTHSPHKFTNHPYESNLFGLTNGYPCCTCNMHQAWPKFAAHLWMASSDGGLATMAYAPCHVTTTVGNGTEVSIREETDYPFRDVVRFSLELSEPTRFPLHLRIPQWCEQASIEINGQAVPQPAAGSMTILDRVWESEDLVTLRLPMQVRFKRGHENCVSVLRGPLVFALKMDEQWTSADAGHEVRSGAAWNFSLFENDIVSGRDVIDRKYVVTDDGASLAENPWALSSAPISMKAFGVRNPLWGRYHDEAGPLPWSPAAFPKGEKPQRLTLVPYGCTTLRISVFPTVN; this is encoded by the coding sequence ATGAAACTGAAAACCAGCGTTTTCTTATGCTTAGCGGTGCTGATTGCGTCATCATCATCTGGCGAGAATCATGAGTCCGGTCGATTCAATCGTCCGCCACTGATCGAAAAGCCCTACGCGGAATTACCTTTGGGATCGGTCAAGCCCGGTGGATGGCTGAAGCACCAGCTTCAAACCATGGCCGACGGCTTGACCGGAAATTTGGATGAGGCCTATGAGGCTGTTTGCGGGGACCGGAACGCGTGGCTGGGTGGAGACGGTGATACCTGGGAACGCGGCCCCTACTGGATCGACGGTCTGTATCCGCTTGCCAAATTGTTGAATGACCCTGCATTGGAAGCCAAGGCCATGTGTTGGATCGAATGGACCTTGGCCAATCAACGGCCAAGCGGCCAGATTGGACCGTTCGAGCGGAAGCAAAGCGAACGAAAAGTCCCACCGCCAAAGGGGGCACAGATCACCGATCCCGATGACTGGTGGCCGCGGATGGTGATGCTGAAAATCTTACAGCAGCACTACATGGCCACCGGTGATCATCGTGCACTATTCTGCATGCTGCGCTACGCTCGATTCCAACACGCTGAGCTGAACGCACGACCGTTGTACGATCCTGAGAATGCGGAAAGCGGTTCTTGGTGGGCCGGGCGACGCGGTGGTGAAAATGTGATGAGCGTCTACTGGTTGTATAACGTTACCGGCGAACCGTTCTTGCTGGACCTGGCGGAACAGCTGAAACAACAAACCTATCCCTGGGTAGACGACTTCCGCTCGGGAATCAACCTGAAACGATACCGATACAGCGAGCATCATGGTGAAGGCGATGCGTATCACTGTGTGAATTTAGCGCATGCGCTGAAGTACCCGCTGGTGTTCGGTCAGCATGATGGCGTGCAACAGGCTCTCGCAGTCACGGTGAAGGCACTTAATGACATCCGAACGTATCACGGCCAACCCCATGGGCTCTGGGGCGGCGATGAAGGAATGCATGGCACCGACCCGACTCGTGGCAGTGAGTTTTGCACGATCTCCGAAGCATTGTTTTCATTAGAGAAAAACTTTGAAATCTCGGGCGACGTGCGTTTCGCGGATCTGCTGGAACGGATCGCCTACAATGCGTTGCCTACGCAGGCGACCGACGACTTTTCCGCTCGCCAGTACTTTCAGCAAGCGAATCAAATCTCGTGTACGCACAGTCCGCACAAGTTTACAAACCATCCCTACGAATCAAACTTGTTCGGCTTGACCAACGGCTACCCCTGCTGCACGTGCAACATGCATCAGGCGTGGCCCAAATTTGCCGCCCATTTGTGGATGGCTTCCAGCGATGGTGGTCTTGCCACGATGGCATATGCTCCGTGCCACGTGACGACCACGGTTGGCAACGGAACGGAGGTTTCGATCAGGGAGGAAACCGATTACCCCTTCCGCGATGTTGTCCGTTTTTCCTTGGAACTGAGCGAACCCACTCGCTTTCCGCTGCATTTACGAATACCGCAGTGGTGTGAACAGGCATCGATCGAGATCAATGGCCAGGCCGTACCACAGCCCGCGGCCGGATCCATGACAATATTGGATCGTGTGTGGGAATCTGAAGATCTGGTCACGCTGCGTCTGCCGATGCAGGTCCGATTTAAACGTGGCCATGAAAACTGCGTCAGCGTCCTACGTGGCCCGTTGGTGTTCGCATTGAAGATGGACGAGCAATGGACGTCGGCGGATGCGGGCCATGAGGTGCGCAGCGGTGCGGCCTGGAATTTTTCGTTGTTTGAAAATGACATTGTTTCCGGTCGCGACGTCATTGATCGAAAGTATGTTGTTACCGATGACGGTGCATCCTTGGCGGAAAACCCTTGGGCGTTAAGTTCCGCACCAATCAGCATGAAGGCTTTTGGCGTGCGGAACCCACTCTGGGGACGCTATCACGACGAAGCCGGACCGCTACCATGGAGTCCGGCGGCCTTCCCGAAGGGTGAAAAGCCACAACGATTGACTCTGGTTCCCTATGGATGCACCACGCTGCGAATTAGCGTGTTTCCGACGGTGAACTAG
- a CDS encoding glycoside hydrolase family protein has translation MNEVNRDASTEEYMFMISNRWKDRVNGSAFRGGLAILWVLLLIDSPVLSQALMTRTDQNPILSVNDAPAWRSVHVANAAILTPTESPDGRWRMFIRGSGYFPEEGGDPADHYHDSIGLLYQDPATFSPRGPWKEFPGNPILVHGERTAYDGKHLLDCTPVWGAVPGGRNLLVMFYKGVSYDHGACLAVAYSADLGRSFEKLSGNPLQRFIGPCDAIFHEGLFYVFYGDLKYDPAKGKRTDKLKTYLAITSDPARFAETPRQLVLDTGPEGSFDSLSVHGGRVFRIAGRWYMVYQCSRRHIDYPDRFHVAWSDDLVTWTKVTNQQPFFQRGPSGAWDEGGIWFGEVFEHDGILYMYYEGWGSGMPGYDRRRPYQPGGRSQTGLASVSVDKFLRWCGQP, from the coding sequence ATGAATGAAGTCAACCGCGACGCTTCCACCGAGGAGTACATGTTCATGATCTCGAATCGATGGAAGGATCGTGTGAATGGATCGGCGTTCCGGGGCGGTTTGGCGATCTTATGGGTGCTGTTGCTAATCGATTCGCCCGTACTTTCACAGGCTTTGATGACCAGGACGGATCAGAATCCGATTCTGTCCGTCAATGACGCGCCGGCCTGGAGATCCGTGCATGTGGCCAACGCGGCAATCTTAACTCCGACCGAATCACCAGACGGTCGGTGGCGCATGTTCATCCGAGGTAGCGGTTACTTTCCCGAGGAGGGAGGAGATCCGGCCGATCACTACCATGATTCCATCGGCCTGCTGTATCAGGACCCTGCGACGTTTTCGCCTCGTGGCCCATGGAAGGAATTTCCTGGCAATCCAATACTGGTGCACGGTGAACGGACCGCATATGACGGAAAGCATTTGTTGGATTGCACCCCGGTTTGGGGGGCTGTCCCAGGTGGTCGAAACCTGTTGGTGATGTTCTACAAGGGCGTGTCCTACGATCACGGGGCCTGCTTGGCTGTTGCCTATTCCGCTGATTTGGGGAGGAGTTTCGAAAAGCTGTCGGGAAATCCGCTTCAGCGATTCATCGGCCCATGTGATGCAATTTTTCACGAGGGCCTGTTCTACGTGTTTTACGGAGACCTGAAGTATGACCCAGCGAAAGGAAAGCGAACCGACAAACTGAAGACCTACCTGGCGATTACGTCGGATCCGGCGAGGTTCGCGGAAACGCCTCGACAGTTGGTGCTTGATACCGGCCCGGAAGGCAGCTTTGACAGTCTGTCGGTGCATGGTGGTCGAGTCTTTCGAATCGCCGGTCGCTGGTACATGGTTTACCAATGCAGTCGCCGCCATATCGACTATCCTGATCGTTTTCACGTTGCCTGGTCAGATGATCTTGTCACGTGGACGAAAGTCACCAATCAACAGCCTTTTTTCCAGCGTGGTCCATCGGGCGCATGGGACGAAGGTGGCATCTGGTTTGGCGAAGTGTTTGAACACGACGGTATCCTGTACATGTATTACGAAGGTTGGGGCAGCGGGATGCCCGGATACGACCGCCGTCGGCCTTACCAACCCGGTGGAAGATCGCAAACCGGACTCGCAAGCGTCTCCGTCGATAAGTTTCTCCGGTGGTGCGGACAACCATAG